The nucleotide sequence GGCGAAGATGCACACCAGGGTCGTGAGGAGGGCGGCAACGGCGAGCGGATGAAGGACCGAAACGAACCGGTCGAACCACGCCTGCCCCTTCGTCCGCAGCAGGACGATCCTCGACGCGACCCCCGCCCCCAGCGGGATGACGATGAAGAAGAACACGGAGTAGAGCAGGACGACGAACGGCACCGTGAGGGAGGAGGCCCCGCTGACGAGGAACGTCACGATGGGGGCGAACAGCACCAGCATGATCAGATCGTTGACCGACACCTGGACCAGGGTGTACGCCGGGTCTCCGTCGGTCAGGTAGCTCCAGACGAACACCATCGCCGTGCACGGCGCGGCGGCCAGGATGATGACCCCCGCCACGTACTGGTCCGCGAGCTCCGGCCCGATCCACGGCAGGAAGAGGTGCTTGAAGAAGAGCCACCCGAGGAAGGCCATCGAGAACGGCTTCACCAGCCAGTTGACGAAGAGGGTGACCATCAACCCCTTCGGTTTCCTGCCGATGTGCGCGATCGATCCGAAGTCCACTTTCAGCATCATCGGGTAGATCATCAGCCAGATGAGCACGGCGATCGGGATGTTGATCTGGCTCCCCTCGCCGAACTCCAGCGACCGGATGACCGAGATCGCGTCGGGGAACGCCTTTCCGAGAAGAATGCCCGCACCCATGCAGAGCGCGACCCAGAGGGTGAGATACCGCTCGAACAGGTTGATCTTTTTCGCTTCCGTCGCCGGGGTGGCCGCGACGGCCCCGGGGTTCGACCCGCTCATCCGCTTCTTCCTCCCGGCCGGTCAGCCGACCTCGAATATGTAAATCATTGAATAGTGGATTCCCGCAAGGATGAAGACGATCCCCGTCACCCGCCGGCCCCAATGCTCCACCTGGCGCATGCGGTCGTAGACCTGTCCGAAGGACCGGGAGCCGAAGGAGATCAGCCCGGCGAACAGCAGGACCGGCAGGGCGGTTCCCGCTCCGAAGAGAAGTGGAAACGCGACCGGGGATCGGTATTTCAGGGAGAGTGGGATCAGGCTTCCGAAGAAGAGCGCCGCGGATACCGGGCAGAAGGAAAGGGCGAAAGAGGCGCCGAGCAGCCCGGCGCCTGTCGCTCCTCCTTTGTCCGCCCGGCGGCGCACTCTCTCGGTCAGGCCGCCCCCCGTTGTTTTCCAGGACAGAAGCTCGAGGAGGATCATGCCCGTAAGGATCAGGACAGGCCCCAGGATCCGGTTCATGTGTTGTTGCAGAAAGCAGGACAGCACGGAGGAGGACAGGAGTCCCGCCACGAGGAGGGTGCCGAGCGCCAGATACGAGGCCATCCGTCCGGCCGTGTACGCCAACCCGCAAACGGCCGTTTCCCGGGGATCGGCGCCTTTCCCGATGTAGGAGATTGCGGCGATGTTCGTCGCCAGGGGACAGGGACTGATCGAGGTCAGGATTCCCAGCCACGCGGCCCATATCGCGCCGGGAACCCCCGTGTCCATCAGATCCTCTCCAGCGCCGACCGGACTTCGCTCCGGACGTACGTTT is from Deltaproteobacteria bacterium and encodes:
- a CDS encoding sulfite exporter TauE/SafE family protein, translated to MDTGVPGAIWAAWLGILTSISPCPLATNIAAISYIGKGADPRETAVCGLAYTAGRMASYLALGTLLVAGLLSSSVLSCFLQQHMNRILGPVLILTGMILLELLSWKTTGGGLTERVRRRADKGGATGAGLLGASFALSFCPVSAALFFGSLIPLSLKYRSPVAFPLLFGAGTALPVLLFAGLISFGSRSFGQVYDRMRQVEHWGRRVTGIVFILAGIHYSMIYIFEVG
- the arsB gene encoding ACR3 family arsenite efflux transporter gives rise to the protein MSGSNPGAVAATPATEAKKINLFERYLTLWVALCMGAGILLGKAFPDAISVIRSLEFGEGSQINIPIAVLIWLMIYPMMLKVDFGSIAHIGRKPKGLMVTLFVNWLVKPFSMAFLGWLFFKHLFLPWIGPELADQYVAGVIILAAAPCTAMVFVWSYLTDGDPAYTLVQVSVNDLIMLVLFAPIVTFLVSGASSLTVPFVVLLYSVFFFIVIPLGAGVASRIVLLRTKGQAWFDRFVSVLHPLAVAALLTTLVCIFAFQADNITTRFFHILLIAVPILIQVYFNSSLVYGLMKWLKVPHNVAAPGALIGASNFFELAVATAIALYGAGSGAALATVVGVLVEVPVMLSVCAFCNRTRHWFPAAEGRGLPGGVAR